Proteins encoded by one window of Myxococcota bacterium:
- a CDS encoding GspE/PulE family protein, whose protein sequence is MSESGTPPAKLPANGPSSPGEPRPPLLLSELCELLVRAKLMTSAHAKDVEGRETTLRSRVLKERVGSVRSQAAARYDVSAAEIVAAAALPHAQKEHRKLDEDAIAQCIAAATQLRYVKIDPLKLDNALISKTFSRPFVRRHVVIPIAQEAQSLVLAVADPFDTTLRETLQDVVRKPFVYAITSKRDILSVADRVFGLRTSIKQAASELGDRSPTAALVQMVQLRSNEELSTANDETVVAAVDFLLNYAFEQRASDIHLEPRQGDAVVRFRIDGILHEIEAFPQPVHAAIVSRVKVMARMDIAERRRPQDGRIKTRRGQSEIELRVASIPTAFGEKVVVRILDPGILLADLADLGFAPAEREQFERWITSPSGLILVTGPTGSGKTTTLYATLRYLAGPEVNITTVEEPIEMIDPRFVQVQVQRKIELTFATALRAMLRQDPDIIMVGEIRDAETAQMAVQSALTGHLVLSTVHTRDAAGAVTRLAELGVERFLLSSVLRGVLAQRLLRKICPHCAVDGHLTPDQVNSLGIKVPVERRERLAVRWGEGCVECRHTGLYGRSGVFELLTVGRRVRDLIKKGEDATEIARAAKVEGMESLRESALRRLAEGVTTYEEVVRVTTDMD, encoded by the coding sequence ATGAGTGAAAGCGGCACCCCCCCGGCGAAGCTGCCTGCCAATGGACCGTCCTCGCCAGGGGAGCCGCGGCCGCCGCTCCTGCTCTCCGAGCTGTGCGAGCTGCTCGTGCGCGCCAAGCTGATGACTTCGGCGCATGCCAAGGACGTCGAGGGCCGCGAGACCACCCTGCGCAGCCGCGTGCTGAAGGAGCGCGTGGGCTCGGTGCGCTCGCAGGCCGCTGCGAGATACGACGTGTCGGCCGCCGAGATCGTGGCCGCCGCCGCGCTGCCGCACGCGCAGAAGGAGCACCGCAAGCTCGACGAGGACGCGATCGCGCAGTGCATCGCCGCCGCGACCCAGCTCCGCTACGTGAAGATCGACCCGCTGAAGCTCGACAACGCGTTGATCTCGAAGACCTTCTCGCGCCCGTTCGTGCGCCGCCACGTGGTGATTCCGATCGCGCAGGAGGCGCAGTCACTCGTGCTCGCGGTCGCCGACCCGTTCGACACCACGCTGCGCGAGACGCTGCAGGACGTGGTGCGCAAGCCGTTCGTCTACGCGATCACGTCGAAGCGCGACATCCTGTCGGTCGCCGACCGCGTGTTCGGCCTGCGCACGAGCATCAAGCAGGCCGCGAGCGAGCTCGGGGACCGCAGCCCCACCGCCGCGCTGGTGCAGATGGTGCAGCTGCGCTCGAACGAGGAGCTCTCCACCGCGAACGACGAGACCGTGGTGGCGGCGGTCGACTTCCTCCTGAACTACGCCTTCGAGCAGCGCGCCTCCGACATCCACCTCGAGCCGCGCCAGGGCGACGCCGTGGTGCGCTTCCGCATCGACGGCATCCTGCACGAGATCGAAGCCTTCCCGCAGCCGGTGCACGCCGCGATCGTGTCTCGCGTGAAGGTCATGGCCCGGATGGACATCGCCGAACGGCGCCGCCCGCAGGACGGGCGCATCAAGACGCGCCGCGGCCAGAGTGAGATCGAGCTGCGCGTCGCGAGCATCCCGACCGCGTTCGGCGAGAAGGTGGTCGTCCGGATCCTCGACCCGGGCATCCTGCTCGCGGACCTGGCCGACCTGGGCTTCGCGCCCGCCGAGCGCGAGCAGTTCGAGCGCTGGATCACTTCGCCCTCGGGGCTGATCCTCGTGACCGGCCCCACGGGCTCGGGCAAGACCACGACCCTGTACGCGACGCTGCGCTATCTCGCCGGCCCCGAGGTGAACATCACCACGGTGGAAGAGCCGATCGAGATGATCGACCCGCGCTTCGTGCAGGTGCAGGTGCAGCGCAAGATCGAGCTCACCTTCGCGACCGCGCTGCGCGCCATGCTGCGCCAGGACCCCGACATCATCATGGTCGGCGAGATCCGCGACGCCGAGACCGCGCAGATGGCGGTGCAGTCGGCACTCACCGGTCACCTGGTGCTGTCCACGGTCCACACGCGCGACGCCGCCGGCGCAGTGACTCGCCTGGCCGAGCTGGGCGTCGAGCGCTTCCTGCTCTCCAGCGTCTTGCGCGGCGTGCTGGCGCAGCGGCTGTTGCGCAAGATCTGCCCGCACTGCGCGGTCGACGGTCACCTGACTCCCGACCAGGTGAACTCGCTCGGCATCAAGGTGCCGGTCGAGCGGCGCGAGCGGCTCGCGGTGCGCTGGGGCGAGGGCTGCGTGGAGTGCCGCCACACCGGGCTGTACGGCCGCTCGGGCGTGTTCGAGCTGCTCACCGTGGGACGGCGCGTGCGCGACCTGATCAAAAAGGGCGAGGACGCGACCGAGATCGCGCGCGCCGCCAAGGTCGAGGGCATGGAGAGCTTGCGCGAGAGCGCGCTGCGCCGGCTGGCCGAAGGCGTGACGACCTACGAGGAAGTGGTGCGAGTCACCACGGACATGGACTGA
- a CDS encoding AAA family ATPase has translation MSRDCAKELGLLVKAGWRLIGLEAFEEERALATLKLAAQACKRELVTWSVASGLGASGHGAGSLDDGLRAISAAAEPAIFVILDAHRQLHDAIALRRLRDLLDLLAERMQAIVLLGPALDLPPELVHEAAVVELPLPRAAELDALFRAAIESPDPESLDNAVRAALGLTSDEALRVFRKSCALAGGLNDKAVAGIVREKRQALRRTPALTFHESLAGLDDVGGLGELKRWLRERKRAFGEEARKFGLPMPRGLLLLGVQGCGKSLSAKAVAREWNFPLLRVDLAAVFGDAQRTPEATIREATAVAESIAPCVLWIDEIEKGFAAASEGGASSRVFGAFLTWLSEKQAPVFVVATANDVTRLPPELLRRGRFDELFFVDLPTEAERAEIFTIHLRRFARDPLQFDLAELSLQASRLSGSEIEQVVSAALYTAFTENRDVAFNDLANAITDTVPLYDTYEERIKELRDWARTRARAATLNAKAANLFKGR, from the coding sequence ATGAGTCGTGACTGCGCGAAGGAGCTGGGCCTGCTGGTGAAGGCGGGCTGGCGGCTGATCGGGCTGGAGGCCTTCGAAGAGGAGCGCGCGCTCGCCACGCTGAAGCTGGCCGCGCAGGCCTGCAAGCGCGAGCTCGTGACCTGGTCGGTCGCCTCGGGCCTGGGCGCGAGCGGACACGGCGCGGGCTCGCTCGACGACGGCCTGCGCGCGATCTCCGCCGCGGCGGAGCCCGCGATCTTCGTGATCCTCGACGCGCACCGCCAGCTCCACGACGCGATCGCGCTGCGCCGGCTGCGCGACCTGCTCGACCTTCTGGCCGAGCGCATGCAGGCGATCGTGCTGCTCGGACCCGCGCTCGACCTGCCGCCCGAGCTGGTGCACGAAGCGGCGGTGGTCGAGCTGCCGCTGCCGCGCGCGGCCGAGCTCGACGCGCTGTTCCGGGCCGCGATCGAGTCACCCGACCCGGAGTCACTGGACAACGCGGTGCGCGCCGCGCTGGGACTCACCTCCGACGAGGCGCTGCGCGTGTTCCGCAAGTCGTGCGCGCTCGCCGGCGGGCTGAACGACAAGGCGGTGGCCGGCATCGTGCGCGAGAAGCGCCAGGCGCTGCGGCGCACGCCCGCGCTCACCTTCCACGAGTCCCTGGCCGGCCTCGACGACGTGGGCGGCCTGGGCGAGCTGAAGCGCTGGCTGCGCGAGCGCAAGCGCGCGTTCGGCGAGGAGGCGCGCAAGTTCGGCCTGCCCATGCCGCGCGGGCTGCTCCTGCTCGGCGTGCAGGGCTGCGGCAAGTCACTCTCGGCCAAGGCCGTGGCGCGCGAGTGGAACTTCCCGCTCTTGCGCGTCGACCTGGCGGCGGTGTTCGGCGACGCGCAGCGCACGCCCGAAGCCACGATCCGCGAGGCGACCGCGGTGGCGGAGTCGATCGCGCCCTGCGTGCTGTGGATCGACGAGATCGAGAAGGGCTTCGCCGCCGCGAGCGAGGGCGGGGCGTCGAGCCGCGTGTTCGGCGCGTTCCTGACCTGGCTGTCGGAGAAACAGGCGCCGGTGTTCGTGGTGGCGACCGCCAACGACGTGACTCGCCTGCCGCCCGAGCTGTTGCGGCGCGGCCGCTTCGACGAGCTGTTCTTCGTCGACCTTCCGACCGAGGCCGAGCGCGCCGAGATCTTCACCATCCACCTGCGCCGCTTCGCCCGCGACCCGCTGCAGTTCGACCTCGCCGAGCTGTCGCTCCAGGCGTCGCGCCTGTCGGGCAGCGAGATCGAGCAGGTGGTCTCGGCCGCGCTCTACACCGCGTTCACCGAGAACCGCGACGTGGCCTTCAACGACCTCGCGAACGCGATCACCGACACGGTGCCGCTCTACGACACCTACGAGGAGCGGATCAAGGAGCTGCGCGACTGGGCGCGCACGCGCGCGCGCGCCGCGACCCTGAACGCCAAGGCCGCGAACCTGTTCAAGGGGCGCTGA
- a CDS encoding endonuclease/exonuclease/phosphatase family protein: MKTLYVALTVLTYNVHGLNHWLVSDDPEARMGQISSRLDAYDVALVQESWTYWDALASHATHPVRERGNGPDPGAFFQSGLATFARLPLRAVSRGSLGACAGWLGGANDCFADKGYLRVRLRLAPGMDVDFWNLHLDAGESDADRSAREKQLANLAQRIRTLSGDGPLVVAGDFNSEASNPADAALLSRFVTEVGLRDTGARSDPQGAFAHKEIDYVFVRDGRGIGFEVVRAGEAGEFAAGGKPLSDHPALRARLRVTRVSAP, from the coding sequence GTGAAGACGCTCTACGTCGCGCTCACGGTGCTCACCTACAACGTGCACGGCCTGAATCACTGGCTGGTGAGCGACGACCCCGAGGCGCGCATGGGGCAGATCTCGTCACGGCTCGACGCCTACGACGTGGCGCTGGTGCAGGAGAGCTGGACCTACTGGGACGCGCTCGCGTCCCACGCGACCCACCCCGTGCGCGAACGCGGCAACGGCCCGGACCCCGGCGCGTTCTTCCAGAGCGGGCTCGCGACCTTCGCGCGCCTGCCGCTGCGCGCGGTCTCGCGCGGGTCACTGGGCGCGTGTGCCGGCTGGCTGGGCGGCGCGAACGACTGCTTCGCCGACAAGGGCTACCTGCGCGTGCGGCTGCGCCTCGCGCCCGGCATGGACGTCGACTTCTGGAACCTGCACCTCGACGCAGGCGAGTCCGACGCCGACCGGTCGGCGCGCGAGAAGCAGCTGGCGAACCTGGCGCAGCGCATCCGCACGCTGTCGGGCGACGGCCCGCTCGTGGTCGCGGGCGACTTCAACAGCGAGGCGTCCAACCCGGCCGACGCCGCGCTGCTCTCCCGCTTCGTGACCGAGGTCGGGCTGCGAGACACCGGCGCGCGCTCCGACCCCCAGGGCGCGTTCGCGCACAAAGAGATCGACTACGTGTTCGTGCGCGACGGCCGGGGCATCGGCTTCGAGGTGGTGCGCGCGGGCGAGGCGGGCGAGTTCGCGGCCGGGGGCAAGCCGCTCAGCGACCACCCCGCGCTGCGCGCGCGCCTGCGTGTGACTCGCGTCAGCGCCCCTTGA
- a CDS encoding D-2-hydroxyacid dehydrogenase, giving the protein MAELSLLVSARVQERFGESLDRAARAGGLELRPVPLPADPEARLAAEACARVEAAFFSVDLLPAGSRAFFAAALAAPKLRWLQTFNAGIDHPIFARFPERGVRVTTAAGASAEPIAQTALAGMLMLARGFPHWLEAQRRREWLPHAVSALPGDLAGQVLVVFGLGGIGCELARLARAVGLYVIGVRRSPAQPGDPVDELHGPERLRELLPRADWLALTCPLTPETRGAIDAAALALLPEGARIVNVARGGIVDETALYELLRAGRLGGAYLDVFAAEPLPRESPLWTAPNVIVTPHNSAATRGAEARQLAIFLDNLTRFGRGEPLRNEVRA; this is encoded by the coding sequence GTGGCAGAGCTCTCGCTGCTCGTGAGCGCGCGCGTGCAGGAACGCTTCGGCGAGTCACTCGATCGCGCTGCGCGCGCCGGCGGGCTCGAGCTGCGGCCGGTGCCGTTGCCGGCGGACCCCGAGGCGCGGCTCGCCGCCGAGGCCTGCGCGCGCGTCGAGGCCGCGTTCTTCTCGGTCGACCTCCTGCCCGCGGGCTCGCGCGCCTTCTTCGCCGCCGCGCTCGCCGCGCCCAAGCTGCGCTGGCTGCAGACCTTCAACGCGGGCATCGACCACCCGATCTTCGCGCGCTTCCCCGAGCGCGGCGTGCGAGTCACTACCGCGGCCGGGGCCTCGGCCGAGCCGATCGCGCAGACCGCGCTCGCGGGCATGCTGATGCTGGCGCGCGGCTTCCCGCACTGGCTCGAAGCGCAGCGGCGCCGGGAGTGGCTCCCGCATGCGGTGTCCGCGCTGCCGGGCGACCTCGCGGGGCAGGTGCTCGTGGTGTTCGGCCTGGGCGGGATCGGCTGCGAGCTGGCGCGGCTGGCGCGCGCCGTGGGCCTGTACGTGATCGGCGTGCGGCGCAGCCCCGCGCAGCCCGGCGATCCGGTCGACGAGCTCCACGGGCCCGAGCGCCTGCGCGAGCTCCTGCCGCGCGCCGACTGGCTGGCGCTGACCTGCCCGCTCACGCCCGAGACGCGCGGCGCGATCGATGCCGCGGCGCTCGCGCTCCTGCCCGAAGGCGCGCGGATCGTGAACGTGGCGCGCGGCGGGATCGTCGACGAGACGGCGCTCTACGAGCTGCTGCGCGCCGGCCGGCTCGGCGGCGCGTATCTCGACGTGTTCGCCGCGGAGCCTCTGCCGCGCGAGTCGCCGCTGTGGACGGCGCCCAACGTGATCGTGACTCCCCACAACTCGGCGGCCACGCGCGGCGCCGAGGCGCGCCAGCTCGCGATCTTCCTCGACAACCTCACGCGCTTCGGGCGCGGCGAGCCGCTGCGCAACGAGGTCCGCGCGTGA
- a CDS encoding glycosyltransferase family 2 protein yields the protein MGKLSVIVPVYNEAQTLEELVRRVRAVDYGAELELVLVDDFSSDGSRELVEKLAATHSGVVAVLQERNRGKGAALRRGFAAATGDVLVVQDADLEYDPAEIPRMVSLIERDLADVVYGSRFLASGPHRVLYFWHSVGNKLLTLLSNVFTNLNLSDMEVGYKAFRREVLAGIELCEDRFGFEPEITAKVARGGWRIYEVPISYYGRTYEEGKKIGWRDGVHALRCVLRYNLFDR from the coding sequence ATGGGCAAGCTGTCGGTGATCGTCCCCGTGTACAACGAGGCGCAGACGCTCGAGGAGCTGGTCCGGCGCGTGCGGGCGGTCGACTACGGGGCCGAGCTCGAGCTCGTGCTGGTCGACGACTTCTCGAGCGACGGCTCGCGCGAGCTGGTGGAGAAGCTCGCGGCGACACACTCCGGCGTCGTGGCCGTGCTGCAGGAGAGGAACCGCGGCAAGGGGGCGGCGCTCCGGCGCGGCTTCGCGGCCGCGACGGGCGACGTGCTGGTGGTGCAGGACGCCGACCTCGAGTACGACCCGGCGGAGATCCCGCGCATGGTGAGCCTGATCGAGCGCGACCTGGCCGACGTGGTCTACGGCAGCCGCTTTCTCGCCAGCGGCCCGCACCGGGTGCTGTACTTCTGGCACTCGGTCGGCAACAAGCTCCTGACGCTCCTCTCGAACGTGTTCACGAACCTGAACCTGTCCGATATGGAGGTCGGCTACAAGGCGTTCCGGCGCGAGGTGCTGGCGGGCATCGAGCTGTGCGAGGACCGCTTCGGCTTCGAGCCCGAGATCACCGCCAAGGTCGCGCGCGGCGGCTGGCGCATCTACGAGGTCCCGATCTCCTACTACGGCCGCACGTACGAAGAGGGCAAGAAGATCGGCTGGCGCGACGGCGTGCACGCGCTGCGCTGCGTGCTCCGCTACAACCTGTTCGACCGCTAG
- a CDS encoding gamma-glutamyl-gamma-aminobutyrate hydrolase family protein (Members of this family of hydrolases with an active site Cys residue belong to MEROPS family C26.) — MTPTVGIPLCLDEQGRWKRGRTYQYGDASYARAVERAGGVPVYLPITADAAAQVARIDALLVPGGDDFLPPRAYPAQVRFEPVPAAQLAFDRALVDAALARGLPVLGICYGMQLVALARGGALHYDLATDLPGSAEHQLGEGRHRVALEAGSQLAEIAHARALEVSSRHHQAVSDPGPELRVAARSADGAIEAVEARAGAFCIGVQWHPEGHGDAESEALFRALVAAAKRGRRRTKPRAAKRAVSSAE; from the coding sequence GTGACTCCCACGGTCGGCATCCCGCTGTGCCTGGACGAGCAGGGACGCTGGAAGCGCGGGCGCACCTATCAGTACGGCGACGCCAGTTACGCGCGCGCCGTCGAACGCGCCGGCGGCGTGCCGGTCTACCTGCCGATCACGGCCGACGCCGCGGCGCAGGTGGCGCGCATCGACGCGCTGCTGGTGCCCGGCGGCGACGACTTCCTGCCGCCGCGCGCCTACCCGGCGCAGGTGCGCTTCGAGCCGGTGCCGGCGGCGCAGCTCGCCTTCGACCGGGCGCTGGTCGACGCGGCGCTCGCGCGCGGCCTTCCCGTGCTCGGCATCTGCTACGGCATGCAGCTGGTGGCGCTGGCGCGCGGGGGCGCGCTCCACTACGACCTGGCGACCGATCTGCCGGGCTCGGCCGAGCACCAGCTCGGCGAGGGCCGGCACCGCGTGGCGCTCGAAGCGGGCTCGCAGCTGGCCGAGATCGCGCACGCGCGCGCGCTCGAGGTCTCGAGCCGCCACCACCAGGCCGTGTCCGATCCCGGCCCTGAGCTGCGCGTCGCCGCGCGTTCGGCGGACGGCGCGATCGAGGCGGTGGAGGCGCGTGCGGGCGCGTTCTGCATCGGGGTGCAGTGGCACCCCGAGGGTCACGGCGATGCCGAGAGCGAGGCGCTCTTCCGCGCCTTGGTCGCGGCCGCGAAGCGCGGGCGCAGGCGCACGAAGCCGCGCGCGGCGAAGAGGGCCGTGAGCAGCGCCGAGTAG
- a CDS encoding protein-methionine-sulfoxide reductase heme-binding subunit MsrQ — MRRRLTHGALVALASLPLAGLALDAWRGQLEAEPIKQVTHVTGLWTLRLLLASLAITPARQILGLGWLAPYRRTLGLLAFSYCTLHLLTYGVLDLWGDWGTLFEDIAKRPYITVGFAGFLCLVPLAITSTRAWIRRLGKRWVVLHRLVYVAAVCGCVHFLWLVKKDVREPLIYSALLTALFAARGFVRLRPRFAAATKARKSASLSASP; from the coding sequence TTGCGCCGCCGACTGACTCACGGCGCGCTCGTGGCGCTCGCCTCGCTTCCGCTGGCCGGGCTCGCGCTCGACGCCTGGCGCGGCCAGCTCGAGGCCGAGCCGATCAAGCAAGTGACCCACGTGACGGGCCTGTGGACGCTGCGGCTCCTGCTCGCGAGCCTGGCGATCACGCCCGCGCGGCAGATCCTGGGCCTGGGCTGGCTCGCGCCGTACCGGCGGACGCTCGGGCTGCTGGCGTTCAGCTACTGCACGCTGCATCTCCTGACTTACGGGGTGCTCGACCTGTGGGGCGACTGGGGCACGCTGTTCGAGGACATCGCGAAGCGGCCGTACATCACGGTGGGCTTCGCGGGCTTCCTGTGCCTCGTGCCGCTCGCGATCACCTCCACTCGCGCCTGGATCCGGCGGCTGGGCAAGCGCTGGGTCGTCCTACACCGACTGGTGTACGTGGCGGCGGTGTGCGGCTGCGTGCACTTCCTGTGGCTCGTGAAGAAGGACGTGCGCGAGCCGCTGATCTACTCGGCGCTGCTCACGGCCCTCTTCGCCGCGCGCGGCTTCGTGCGCCTGCGCCCGCGCTTCGCGGCCGCGACCAAGGCGCGGAAGAGCGCCTCGCTCTCGGCATCGCCGTGA
- the msrP gene encoding protein-methionine-sulfoxide reductase catalytic subunit MsrP yields MLIRRNRFLEPPEREVTGPELYLRRRELVVAAGIAAGALLLPGCGRAEKGDPPADSPANPAEVTSPDGFRTTEEQTPFDKASSYNNFYEFGTDKEDPKESSGGFVPKPWSVEISGEVAKPGSVALEDLVKPADVQERIYRMRCVEAWSMVIPWRGVPLKDVLARFEPTPKAKYVAFKTVLRPEQMPGQRRHVLDWPYVEGLRMDEAMHPLALLATGMYGRDLPNQNGAPLRLVVPWKYGFKGIKSIVQIHLQESQPPTTWNLSAPDEYGFYANVNPDVDHPRWTQRRERRIGEFSKRKTLPFNGYADQVAALYAGMDLRANF; encoded by the coding sequence GTGCTGATCCGCCGCAACCGCTTTCTGGAGCCGCCCGAGCGCGAGGTCACCGGGCCCGAGCTCTACCTGCGCCGGCGCGAGCTGGTCGTCGCGGCCGGGATCGCCGCGGGAGCCTTGCTCCTGCCGGGCTGCGGCCGCGCCGAGAAGGGCGACCCCCCGGCCGACTCGCCCGCGAACCCGGCAGAAGTCACTTCGCCCGATGGTTTCCGGACCACGGAAGAGCAGACGCCCTTCGACAAGGCCTCGAGCTACAACAACTTCTACGAGTTCGGCACCGACAAAGAGGACCCGAAGGAGAGCTCGGGTGGGTTCGTGCCCAAGCCCTGGTCGGTCGAGATCTCGGGCGAGGTCGCCAAGCCCGGCTCGGTCGCGCTCGAGGACCTGGTGAAGCCCGCCGACGTCCAGGAGCGCATCTACCGCATGCGCTGCGTCGAAGCCTGGTCCATGGTGATTCCCTGGCGCGGCGTGCCGCTGAAGGACGTTCTCGCGCGCTTCGAGCCCACCCCGAAGGCGAAGTACGTCGCGTTCAAGACGGTGCTGCGACCCGAGCAGATGCCTGGCCAGCGCCGGCACGTGCTCGACTGGCCCTACGTCGAAGGCCTGCGCATGGACGAGGCCATGCACCCACTCGCTCTGCTCGCGACCGGCATGTACGGCCGCGACCTGCCCAATCAGAACGGCGCGCCGTTGCGGCTGGTGGTGCCGTGGAAGTACGGCTTCAAGGGCATCAAGTCGATCGTCCAGATCCACCTGCAGGAGAGCCAGCCGCCGACCACCTGGAACCTGTCCGCGCCCGACGAGTACGGCTTCTACGCCAACGTGAATCCCGACGTGGACCACCCGCGCTGGACCCAGCGCCGCGAGCGGCGCATCGGCGAGTTCTCCAAGCGCAAGACGCTGCCCTTCAACGGCTACGCGGACCAGGTGGCCGCGCTGTACGCGGGCATGGACCTGCGCGCGAACTTCTGA
- a CDS encoding AraC family transcriptional regulator, with translation MCARAQALLHLCLSSALDSAAARGASLGPTADARAQLQPALRYIDAHLADLLPNSKLAELAHASESHFIRMFRRVVGCTPARHVQERRVSNAVELLLRSNLSIDEIAERCGFANRYHFSRVFAQRMSHPPARFRVLHNGGGRSPVPASGDTAAYGNS, from the coding sequence GTGTGCGCGCGCGCCCAGGCGCTGCTCCACCTGTGTCTGTCGTCGGCGCTCGACAGCGCCGCGGCGCGCGGCGCGAGCCTGGGGCCGACCGCCGACGCGCGCGCGCAGCTGCAGCCCGCGCTCCGCTACATCGATGCGCATTTGGCCGATCTTCTGCCGAACTCGAAGCTTGCGGAGCTGGCGCACGCGAGTGAGTCGCACTTCATCCGCATGTTCCGGCGCGTGGTCGGCTGCACGCCCGCCCGCCACGTGCAGGAGCGGCGGGTCTCGAACGCGGTGGAGCTGTTGCTGCGCTCCAACCTGTCGATCGACGAGATCGCGGAGCGCTGCGGGTTCGCCAACCGGTACCACTTCTCGCGGGTGTTCGCGCAGCGCATGTCGCACCCGCCGGCGCGCTTCCGAGTGCTCCACAACGGGGGCGGCCGGAGCCCGGTGCCGGCCTCTGGAGATACAGCGGCGTATGGCAATTCCTGA
- a CDS encoding MBL fold metallo-hydrolase yields MSESLEEQRFGAATVYYGERRGKYPHGNSLLVRGSEESVVIDPSLGLVVRPEAERPRADRVLHSHCHEDHFAGSFLYGAAPWHFHEADLPGSRSLDALMDLYGYPEPVLSAWRKAVVERFHFTPRSDARAFRDGDVFELGGGARVEVIHAPGHTRGHCFFRVLPDDLVYLADVDLSSFGPYYGDAWSELEDFERTLAAARSLRARHYATFHHIGVVDGFEAFLERLGRFAAVIADRESRLLEYLAEPHSLDEIVRHRFVYRPQDPVPFADPVERRSMGQHLERLGRAGRVRQPGPGLYQSASTPRVI; encoded by the coding sequence ATGAGCGAGTCACTCGAGGAGCAGCGCTTCGGCGCGGCCACGGTCTACTACGGCGAGCGGCGCGGCAAGTATCCGCACGGGAACTCGCTGCTCGTGCGCGGCAGTGAGGAGTCAGTGGTGATCGACCCCTCGCTGGGGCTGGTCGTGCGGCCCGAGGCCGAACGCCCGCGCGCCGACCGCGTGCTGCACAGTCACTGCCACGAGGACCACTTCGCCGGCAGCTTCCTGTACGGCGCCGCGCCCTGGCACTTCCACGAGGCCGACCTGCCGGGCAGCCGGTCACTCGACGCGCTGATGGACCTGTACGGCTACCCCGAGCCGGTGCTCTCGGCCTGGCGCAAGGCGGTGGTCGAGCGCTTCCACTTCACGCCGCGCTCCGACGCCCGCGCCTTCCGCGACGGCGACGTCTTCGAGCTGGGCGGCGGCGCGCGGGTCGAGGTGATCCACGCGCCGGGCCACACCCGGGGTCATTGCTTCTTCCGCGTGCTGCCCGACGACCTGGTGTATCTGGCCGACGTGGACCTGTCGTCCTTCGGCCCGTACTACGGCGACGCCTGGTCCGAGCTCGAGGACTTCGAGCGCACGCTGGCGGCCGCGCGCAGTCTGCGTGCCCGCCACTACGCCACCTTCCACCACATCGGCGTGGTCGACGGGTTCGAGGCGTTCCTGGAGCGGCTCGGGCGCTTCGCGGCGGTGATCGCCGACCGCGAGAGCCGGCTGCTCGAGTATCTGGCCGAGCCCCACTCACTGGACGAGATCGTCCGGCACCGCTTCGTCTACCGGCCCCAGGACCCCGTGCCGTTCGCCGACCCGGTCGAGCGGCGCAGCATGGGCCAGCACCTCGAACGCCTGGGCCGCGCGGGGCGCGTGCGGCAGCCCGGACCGGGCCTGTATCAGTCGGCCTCCACCCCGCGAGTCATTTAA